In a genomic window of Balaenoptera ricei isolate mBalRic1 chromosome 3, mBalRic1.hap2, whole genome shotgun sequence:
- the HARS2 gene encoding histidine--tRNA ligase, mitochondrial isoform X1 — protein MVLGVRLYSALYPSWGPVCLLPRSFASCSGNPASCCTMPRLGLLHGRAWAVLFGQLRRPPGAVCIGAVHSHSQVAEAALATQLKPHQEKSNFIIKTPKGTRDLSPQQMVVREKIIDMVVSCFKRHGAKGLDTPAFELKEMLTEKYGEDSGLIYDLKDQGGELLSLRYDLTVPFARYLAMNKVKKMKRYHVGNVWRRESPTIVQGRYREFCQCDFDIAGQFDPMIPDAECLKIMCEILSGLQLGDFLIKVNDRRILDGIFAVCGVPESKFHAICSSVDKLDKMSWKDVRREMVAKKGLAAEIADRIGDYVQCHGGVSLVEQMFQDPRLSQNKQALEGLGDLKLLFEYLTLFGIAEKISFDLSLARGLDYYTGVIYEAVLLQTPAHAEEEPLNVGSVAAGGRYDGLVGMFDPKGHKVPCVGLSIGVERIFSIVEQKMKTFGENIRTTETQVFVATPQKNFLQERLKLIAELWDAGIKAELMYKNNPKLLTQLHYCENMGIPLVVIIGGHYTGKSCG, from the exons ATGGTGCTCGGGGTTCGCCTCTACAGCGCCCTGTACCCTTCCTGGGGTCCTGTCTGCCTCCTTCCTAGGTCCTTTGCCTCGTGTTCCGGAAATCCTGCCTCCTGCTGCACGATGCCCCGGCTCGGACTCCTACATGGGAGGGCCTGGGCTGTGCTGTTTGGCCAGCTCCGGCGGCCGCCCGGTGCTGTATGCATCGGGGCAGTCCATTCTCATAGCCAG GTTGCGGAGGCAGCGTTAGCAACCCAACTGAAGCCACATCAAGAGAAATCAAATTTTATTATCAAGACCCCAAAG GGCACCAGAGATCTTAGTCCCCAGCAGATGGTTGTGAGGGAGaaaattattgatatggttgttAGCTGCTTTAAACGTCATGGAGCAAAGGGGTTGGATACCCCGGCATTTGAGCTAAag GAAATGCTTACTGAGAAGTATGGAGAGGACTCTGGGCTCATCTATGATCTGAAGGATCAGGGTGGAGAGCTGTTGTCCTTGCGCTATGACCTTACT GTCCCTTTTGCTCGTTATCTGGCCATGAATAAAGTGAAGAAGATGAAACGCTATCATGTTGGAAACGTGTGGCGGCGGGAGAGCCCAACCATAGTCCAAGGCCGCTACCGGGAGTTCTGCCAGTGT GATTTTGACATTGCTGGTCAGTTTGACCCTATGATCCCTGATGCAGAGTGTTTGAAGATCATGTGTGAAATCCTTAGTGGGTTGCAGCTGGGGGATTTTCTCATTAAG GTCAATGACCGGCGGATTTTGGATGGGATATTTGCCGTCTGTGGTGTTCCTGAAAGCAAGTTCCATGCCATCTGCTCCTCGGTTGACAAACTAGACAAG ATGTCTTGGAAAGATGTGAGACGTGAGATGGTGGCAAAGAAAGGCCTGGCTGCTGAAATAGCTGATCGAATTGGGGATTACGTCCAATGTCATG GAGGGGTATCCTTGGTGGAACAAATGTTCCAGGATCCCAGACTATCCCAGAACAAGCAGGCCCTAGAGGGCTTGGGAGACCTGAAGCTGCTATTTGAATACCTGACTTTATTTGGAATTGCTGAGAAG ATCTCCTTTGACCTGAGCCTGGCTCGGGGCCTGGACTACTATACAGGAGTGATCTATGAAGCAGTGCTGCTACAGACCCCAGCTCATGCTGAGGAGGAGCCACTGAATGTGGGCAGTGTGGCTGCTGGTGGGCGCTATGATGGGCTGGTGGGCATGTTTGACCCCAAAGGCCACAAGGTGCCGTGTGTGGGGCTCAGCATTGGAGTAGAGCGGATCTTCTCCATTGTGGAGCAGAAGATGAAG ACTTTTGGTGAGAATATACGGACCACAGAGACCCAAGTGTTTGTGGCCACACCTCAGAAGAACTTTCTCCAAGAACGGCTGAAGCTAATTGCAGAGCTTTGGGATGCTGGGATCAAG GCAGAGCTGATGTATAAGAACAACCCTAAACTACTAACTCAACTGCACTACTGTGAGAACATGGGCATCCCACTGGTGGTCATTATTG GTGGCCATTACACGGGAAAATCTTGTGGCTGA
- the HARS2 gene encoding histidine--tRNA ligase, mitochondrial isoform X2, giving the protein MVLGVRLYSALYPSWGPVCLLPRSFASCSGNPASCCTMPRLGLLHGRAWAVLFGQLRRPPGAVCIGAVHSHSQVAEAALATQLKPHQEKSNFIIKTPKGTRDLSPQQMVVREKIIDMVVSCFKRHGAKGLDTPAFELKEMLTEKYGEDSGLIYDLKDQGGELLSLRYDLTVPFARYLAMNKVKKMKRYHVGNVWRRESPTIVQGRYREFCQCDFDIAGQFDPMIPDAECLKIMCEILSGLQLGDFLIKVNDRRILDGIFAVCGVPESKFHAICSSVDKLDKMSWKDVRREMVAKKGLAAEIADRIGDYVQCHGGVSLVEQMFQDPRLSQNKQALEGLGDLKLLFEYLTLFGIAEKISFDLSLARGLDYYTGVIYEAVLLQTPAHAEEEPLNVGSVAAGGRYDGLVGMFDPKGHKVPCVGLSIGVERIFSIVEQKMKTFGENIRTTETQVFVATPQKNFLQERLKLIAELWDAGIKAELMYKNNPKLLTQLHYCENMGIPLVVIIGEQELKEGVIKLRSVASREEVAITRENLVAEIQKRLSES; this is encoded by the exons ATGGTGCTCGGGGTTCGCCTCTACAGCGCCCTGTACCCTTCCTGGGGTCCTGTCTGCCTCCTTCCTAGGTCCTTTGCCTCGTGTTCCGGAAATCCTGCCTCCTGCTGCACGATGCCCCGGCTCGGACTCCTACATGGGAGGGCCTGGGCTGTGCTGTTTGGCCAGCTCCGGCGGCCGCCCGGTGCTGTATGCATCGGGGCAGTCCATTCTCATAGCCAG GTTGCGGAGGCAGCGTTAGCAACCCAACTGAAGCCACATCAAGAGAAATCAAATTTTATTATCAAGACCCCAAAG GGCACCAGAGATCTTAGTCCCCAGCAGATGGTTGTGAGGGAGaaaattattgatatggttgttAGCTGCTTTAAACGTCATGGAGCAAAGGGGTTGGATACCCCGGCATTTGAGCTAAag GAAATGCTTACTGAGAAGTATGGAGAGGACTCTGGGCTCATCTATGATCTGAAGGATCAGGGTGGAGAGCTGTTGTCCTTGCGCTATGACCTTACT GTCCCTTTTGCTCGTTATCTGGCCATGAATAAAGTGAAGAAGATGAAACGCTATCATGTTGGAAACGTGTGGCGGCGGGAGAGCCCAACCATAGTCCAAGGCCGCTACCGGGAGTTCTGCCAGTGT GATTTTGACATTGCTGGTCAGTTTGACCCTATGATCCCTGATGCAGAGTGTTTGAAGATCATGTGTGAAATCCTTAGTGGGTTGCAGCTGGGGGATTTTCTCATTAAG GTCAATGACCGGCGGATTTTGGATGGGATATTTGCCGTCTGTGGTGTTCCTGAAAGCAAGTTCCATGCCATCTGCTCCTCGGTTGACAAACTAGACAAG ATGTCTTGGAAAGATGTGAGACGTGAGATGGTGGCAAAGAAAGGCCTGGCTGCTGAAATAGCTGATCGAATTGGGGATTACGTCCAATGTCATG GAGGGGTATCCTTGGTGGAACAAATGTTCCAGGATCCCAGACTATCCCAGAACAAGCAGGCCCTAGAGGGCTTGGGAGACCTGAAGCTGCTATTTGAATACCTGACTTTATTTGGAATTGCTGAGAAG ATCTCCTTTGACCTGAGCCTGGCTCGGGGCCTGGACTACTATACAGGAGTGATCTATGAAGCAGTGCTGCTACAGACCCCAGCTCATGCTGAGGAGGAGCCACTGAATGTGGGCAGTGTGGCTGCTGGTGGGCGCTATGATGGGCTGGTGGGCATGTTTGACCCCAAAGGCCACAAGGTGCCGTGTGTGGGGCTCAGCATTGGAGTAGAGCGGATCTTCTCCATTGTGGAGCAGAAGATGAAG ACTTTTGGTGAGAATATACGGACCACAGAGACCCAAGTGTTTGTGGCCACACCTCAGAAGAACTTTCTCCAAGAACGGCTGAAGCTAATTGCAGAGCTTTGGGATGCTGGGATCAAG GCAGAGCTGATGTATAAGAACAACCCTAAACTACTAACTCAACTGCACTACTGTGAGAACATGGGCATCCCACTGGTGGTCATTATTGGTGAGCAAGAACTGAAGGAAGGGGTCATCAAGCTCCGTTCAGTGGCCAGCAGGGAGGAG GTGGCCATTACACGGGAAAATCTTGTGGCTGAAATTCAGAAGCGACTGTCTGAGTCTTGA
- the ZMAT2 gene encoding zinc finger matrin-type protein 2, which yields MASGSGTKNLDFRRKWDKDEYEKLAEKRLTEEREKKDGKPVQPVKRELLRHRDYKVDLESKLGKTIVITKTTPQSEMGGYYCNVCDCVVKDSINFLDHINGKKHQRNLGMSMRVERSTLDQVKKRFEVNKKKMEEKQKDYDFEERMKELREEEEKAKAYKKEKQKEKKRRAEEDLTFEEDDEMAAVMGFSGFGSTKKSY from the exons ATGGCGTCGGGCAGTGGG ACAAAAAACTTGGACTTTCGCCGAAAGTGGGACAAAGATGAATATGAGAAGCTCGCCGAGAAGAGGCTCacggaagagagagaaaagaaggatg GAAAACCAGTGCAGCCAGTCAAGCGAGAGCTTCTCCGGCATAGGGACTACAAGGTGGACCTGGAATCCAAACTTGGGAAGACAATCGTCATTACCAAGACCACCCCACAGTCTGAGATGGGAGG atACTATTGCAATGTCTGTGACTGTGTGGTGAAAGACTCCATCAACTTCCTGGATCACATTAACGGAAAGAAAC ATCAGCGAAACCTGGGCATGTCTATGCGTGTGGAACGTTCCACTTTGGATCAGGTGAAGAAACGTTTTGAAGTCAACAAGAAGAAGATGGAAGAGAAGCAGAAGGATTATGATTTTGAGGAAAGGATGAAGGAACTCAGAGAAGAG GAGGAAAAGGCCAAAGCCtacaagaaagagaaacagaaggagaagaaaaggagggcTGAGGAGGACTTGACATTTGAGGAGGATGATGAGATGGCAGCTGTGATGGGCTTCTCTGGCTTTGGTTCCACCAAGAAGAGTTACTGA
- the HARS1 gene encoding histidine--tRNA ligase, cytoplasmic: MADRATLEELVRLQGERVRALKQQKAGAEQIEEEVAKLLKLKAQLGPDEGKQKFVLKTPKGTRDYSPRQMAVREKVFDVIISCFKRHGAEVIDTPVFELKETLTGKYGEDSKLIYDLKDQGGELLSLRYDLTVPFARYLAMNKLTNIKRYHIAKVYRRDNPAMTRGRYREFYQCDFDIAGQFDPMIPDAECLKIMCEILSSLQIGDFLVKVNDRRILDGTFAVCGVPDSKFRTICSSVDKLDKVSWEEVKSEMVGEKGLAPEVADRVGDYVQQHGGVSLVEQLLQDPKLSQNKQALEGLGDLKLLFEYLTLFGIADKISFDLSLARGLDYYTGVIYEAVLLQPPAQAGEEPLGVGSVAAGGRYDGLVGMFDPKGRKVPCVGLSIGVERIFSTVEQRLEALEEKVRTTETQVLVASAQKKLLEERLKLISELWDAGIKAELLYKKNPKLLNQLQYCEEAGIPLVAIVGEQELKDGVIKLRSVASREEVDVRREDLVEEIKRRTSQPLCIC, from the exons ATGGCAGATCGTGCCACGCTGGAGGAGCTTGTGCGACTTCAGGGAGAGCGCGTGCGGGCCCTTAAGCAGCAGAAGGCCGGCGCCGAGCAG ATCGAGGAGGAGGTGGCAAAACTACTGAAACTGAAGGCACAACTGGGCCCTGATGAAGGGAAACAGAAGTTTGTGCTCAAAACCCCCAAG GGCACAAGAGACTACAGTCCCCGGCAGATGGCAGTTCGGGAGAAGGTGTTTGATGTAATCATCAGCTGTTTCAAGCGCCATGGTGCAGAAGTAATTGATACACCTGTATTTGAACTAAAG GAAACACTGACTGGAAAGTATGGGGAAGACTCTAAGCTTATCTATGACCTGAAGGACCAAGGTGGGGAGCTGCTGTCTCTTCGCTATGACCTCACT GTTCCTTTTGCTCGATATTTGGCAATGAATAAACTGACCAACATTAAACGCTACCACATAGCAAAAGTATATCGGCGGGATAACCCAGCCATGACCCGAGGCCGATATCGGGAATTCTACCAGTGT GATTTTGACATTGCTGGGCAATTTGACCCCATGATTCCTGATGCCGAGTGCCTGAAGATAATGTGTGAGATCCTGAGTTCACTCCAGATAGGCGACTTCCTGGTCAAG GTGAATGATCGGCGCATCCTAGATGGGACGTTTGCCGTTTGTGGTGTTCCTGACAGCAAGTTCCGCACCATCTGCTCCTCAGTGGACAAGCTGGACAAG GTGTCCTGGGAGGAAGTAAAGAGTGAGATGGTGGGAGAGAAGGGCCTGGCACCTGAGGTGGCTGACCGCGTTGGGGACTACGTCCAGCAGCATG GTGGGGTATCCCTGGTGGAACAGCTGCTCCAGGATCCTAAATTGTCCCAAAACAAGCAGGCCTTGGAGGGCCTGGGAGACCTGAAGCTGCTATTTGAGTATCTGACCTTGTTTGGCATTGCTGACAAG ATCTCCTTCGACCTGAGCCTTGCTCGAGGGCTGGACTACTATACCGGGGTGATCTATGAGGCAGTGCTGCTACAGCCCCCGGCCCAGGCAGGGGAAGAGCCCCTGGGTGTGGGCAGTGTGGCGGCTGGAGGGCGCTATGATGGGCTGGTGGGCATGTTTGATCCCAAAGGGCGCAAGGTGCCATGCGTGGGGCTCAGCATTGGGGTAGAGCGGATCTTCTCCACTGTGGAGCAGAGGCTGGAG GCCTTGGAGGAGAAGGTACGGACCACAGAAACACAGGTGCTTGTGGCATCTGCACAGAAGAAGCTGCTGGAGGAGAGACTGAAGCTCATCTCAGAGTTATGGGATGCTGGTATCAAG GCAGAGCTGCTCTACAAGAAGAACCCCAAGTTACTGAACCAGCTGCAGTACTGTGAGGAGGCAGGCATCCCACTGGTGGCCATCGTTGGTGAGCAAGAGCTCAAGGACGGGGTCATCAAGCTCCGCTCGGTGGCCAGCAGGGAAGAG GTGGACGTCCGAAGAGAAGACCTTGT